Proteins from a genomic interval of Rhizobium rhododendri:
- the ureC gene encoding urease subunit alpha, which produces MATLSRQAYAEHYGPTKGDLVRLGDTELFAEIEHDFTVYGHELLIGAGKNLRDGEGINGYLTSSDKILDIVIKNATIIDAVAGIIKADIGIRDGRIVGIGKAGNPDVMPGVHPDMIVGQTTSPVSGAGFIVTAGAIESHAHLGSPEQSDHALSGGTTTMIGNGPGPLFDVGSGSTATFGRFLQATEFSPLNYALFGRGSSNAEAVEESVAAGAMAVKIHEDFGAAPSVIDQSLMAADRNDFAVHLHTDSINEFGFCEDTMDAIDGRTIHMYHVEGAGGGHAPDLLKVVSYDNVIPSSTNPTNPYTSYGMEEGVPMAMICHQLNYNTPEDVVFGESRVRAQTMAAEDFLHDMGAISIFGTDTQGMGRLAENVANCWQLASVMKERIGRRAEETTAKADNERIKRYIAKLTINPAIAVGIDDHVGSIAVGKMADLVLWPRASFGIKPYMVIKNGFIVWAAMGDGNGSLGLAEPMIQKRMWGALGAAPAHLGVNFVSKLAREADVGRKLGLVKQMVPIKSVRKLRKTDMVRNAAMPHVEVDPQTFEVRADGALLMCPPARKVPLSRRYMLR; this is translated from the coding sequence ATGGCAACCCTCAGCCGACAGGCCTACGCCGAACACTACGGGCCGACCAAGGGCGATCTGGTGCGGCTTGGCGATACCGAGCTGTTCGCCGAGATCGAGCACGATTTCACCGTCTACGGCCACGAACTGCTGATCGGCGCCGGCAAGAATTTGCGCGATGGCGAAGGCATCAACGGCTACCTGACGTCGTCCGACAAGATCCTCGACATCGTCATCAAGAACGCCACGATCATCGACGCCGTCGCCGGCATCATCAAGGCCGATATCGGCATCCGCGACGGCCGCATCGTCGGCATCGGCAAGGCCGGCAATCCGGACGTCATGCCGGGCGTCCATCCCGACATGATCGTCGGCCAGACGACCTCGCCGGTCTCCGGCGCCGGCTTCATCGTGACCGCTGGCGCAATAGAATCTCACGCCCATCTCGGCTCGCCGGAGCAGTCCGACCACGCGCTGTCGGGTGGCACGACGACGATGATCGGCAATGGCCCCGGCCCGCTGTTCGACGTCGGCAGCGGCAGCACTGCTACCTTTGGCCGTTTTCTGCAGGCCACCGAGTTTTCGCCGTTGAACTATGCCCTGTTTGGCCGTGGTTCATCGAATGCCGAAGCAGTCGAAGAATCGGTCGCTGCAGGCGCGATGGCGGTAAAAATCCACGAGGATTTTGGGGCGGCCCCGTCGGTTATCGACCAGAGCCTGATGGCCGCCGATCGCAATGATTTCGCGGTGCATCTGCATACCGATTCGATCAACGAATTCGGTTTTTGCGAGGACACGATGGATGCCATCGATGGCCGCACCATCCATATGTACCACGTCGAGGGCGCTGGCGGTGGCCATGCGCCGGACCTGCTGAAAGTCGTCTCCTATGACAACGTCATCCCATCCTCGACCAATCCCACCAATCCCTACACCTCCTACGGCATGGAGGAGGGCGTGCCGATGGCGATGATCTGCCACCAGCTGAACTACAACACGCCGGAGGACGTCGTCTTCGGTGAGTCGCGAGTGCGGGCGCAGACGATGGCGGCTGAGGATTTTTTGCACGACATGGGCGCCATCTCGATTTTCGGCACCGATACGCAAGGCATGGGCCGGCTGGCCGAGAACGTTGCTAATTGCTGGCAGCTGGCCAGCGTCATGAAGGAGCGTATCGGCCGGCGGGCCGAGGAGACGACGGCGAAGGCCGACAACGAACGGATCAAGCGCTACATCGCCAAACTGACCATCAATCCGGCCATCGCCGTCGGCATCGACGATCATGTCGGCTCGATCGCCGTCGGCAAGATGGCCGATTTGGTGCTATGGCCGCGTGCCTCCTTCGGCATCAAACCCTACATGGTCATCAAGAATGGCTTTATAGTCTGGGCGGCGATGGGCGACGGAAACGGTAGTCTCGGCCTGGCGGAACCGATGATCCAGAAGCGCATGTGGGGCGCGCTGGGTGCGGCGCCTGCGCATCTCGGCGTCAACTTTGTCTCGAAGCTGGCGCGGGAAGCCGATGTCGGCCGCAAGCTCGGGCTGGTGAAGCAGATGGTGCCGATCAAGAGTGTCCGCAAGCTGCGCAAGACCGACATGGTGCGCAACGCCGCCATGCCGCATGTCGAGGTCGATCCGCAAACTTTTGAGGTGCGCGCCGACGGTGCGCTGCTCATGTGCCCGCCAGCGCGCAAAGTGCCGTTGTCGCGGAGGTACATGTTGCGATGA
- a CDS encoding urease accessory protein UreF, producing the protein MFDTAQALTLMQYGDSAYPAGGFAFSWGLEGLAADNLLDGPADLDDLIEEHLARRWNSMDRPLLRRAFDAAIDVEALLDVDRYAEAATFSAQMRDGSRRAGRALLGVAARQRGPLSLSFRAQLTAGEGHGHLPVVQAIVYRDAGLDWAAAELLSGWTLVTGLVSAAVRLGSVGHIEGQLSLTSARVVLADLLAEPVDTSRQASSFTPLIDIAVSRGPSRHVRLFST; encoded by the coding sequence ATGTTTGACACCGCCCAGGCGCTGACCCTGATGCAATACGGCGACAGCGCCTATCCCGCCGGCGGCTTTGCCTTCTCCTGGGGCCTCGAGGGCCTAGCTGCCGATAATCTCCTCGACGGTCCGGCCGATCTCGATGATCTGATCGAGGAACATCTTGCCCGTCGCTGGAATAGCATGGACCGGCCACTGCTGCGTCGCGCCTTTGATGCGGCCATTGATGTCGAGGCGCTGCTGGATGTCGACCGTTATGCGGAGGCGGCTACCTTCTCGGCGCAGATGCGCGACGGTTCGCGCCGCGCCGGACGGGCGCTGCTCGGCGTCGCGGCCCGGCAGCGCGGACCGTTGTCGCTATCCTTCCGGGCGCAGCTGACAGCGGGCGAGGGCCATGGTCACCTGCCGGTCGTCCAGGCGATCGTCTACCGTGATGCCGGCCTCGACTGGGCGGCGGCCGAGTTGCTGTCCGGCTGGACGCTGGTCACTGGGCTTGTCAGCGCCGCGGTCCGGCTCGGCAGCGTCGGCCATATCGAGGGGCAGCTGAGCCTCACTTCGGCGCGCGTGGTGCTGGCCGATCTGCTGGCGGAGCCGGTTGATACCAGCCGGCAAGCGTCGAGTTTTACGCCGCTGATCGACATCGCCGTGTCGCGCGGCCCGTCGCGGCATGTCCGCCTGTTTTCCACCTGA
- the ureE gene encoding urease accessory protein UreE gives MLRLHGILGGEKDPQYRDQLHRLEHHDGIELLFVPPSEAGRKRFRLSTDRGTDCAISIDRDQELTDGAVLFIDPTRAIVARFGEQAVWRLRPANSAAALKLGWNAGNLHWRVRFEDDCIVILLDGPRADYRARIAPLIDEGDIEDLADV, from the coding sequence ATGCTCCGACTTCATGGAATCCTCGGTGGCGAGAAAGATCCGCAATATCGCGATCAGTTGCACCGTCTCGAACATCATGACGGTATCGAGCTGCTGTTCGTGCCGCCGTCGGAGGCCGGCCGCAAGCGGTTTCGACTATCGACCGACCGCGGCACCGACTGCGCCATCAGCATCGACCGCGACCAGGAGCTGACCGACGGCGCCGTGCTTTTCATCGATCCGACCCGTGCCATCGTCGCCCGTTTCGGCGAACAGGCCGTCTGGCGGCTGCGGCCGGCGAACAGCGCCGCGGCGCTGAAACTCGGCTGGAACGCCGGCAATCTGCACTGGAGGGTGCGCTTCGAGGACGACTGCATCGTCATCCTGCTCGACGGCCCGCGGGCCGATTATCGCGCCCGCATCGCTCCTCTGATCGACGAGGGTGATATCGAGGATCTTGCCGATGTTTGA
- a CDS encoding acetamidase/formamidase family protein: MADHHLMPSVETCHWGYFDATKAPAIKVASGDIVTIDTVTGAPNVLPDPEKFHIPPALASIYANLKPEGPHILTGPVYVEGAKPGHVLEVRIHEVSLLQDWGFNVIMPLLGTLPHDYDEPRLVNIPLDKERNVGIMPWGLELELAPFFGVMGVAPPKGWGRITSVAPQATGGNLDNKELVAGTTLYLPVFVEGGLFSCGDGHGCQGDGEVCVTAIETALRGKFEFIVRDDLSFTYPRAETPTHHITMGMDPDLDQCAVKALREMIALLGEKAGLSHADAYMLCSLAGDLHITQTVNVSKGVHMMMEKKNVVAGKST, from the coding sequence ATGGCCGACCATCATCTCATGCCGAGCGTCGAAACCTGCCACTGGGGCTATTTCGATGCCACCAAGGCGCCGGCTATCAAGGTCGCCAGCGGCGATATCGTCACCATCGATACTGTCACCGGCGCGCCGAACGTCCTGCCGGATCCGGAAAAATTCCACATCCCGCCGGCGCTCGCATCCATCTATGCCAACCTCAAGCCCGAGGGGCCGCATATCCTCACCGGCCCGGTCTATGTCGAGGGCGCCAAGCCCGGCCATGTGCTGGAGGTGCGCATCCATGAGGTGTCGCTGCTGCAGGACTGGGGGTTCAACGTCATCATGCCGCTGCTCGGCACCCTGCCGCATGATTATGACGAGCCGCGGCTGGTCAATATCCCGCTCGACAAGGAGCGCAACGTAGGCATCATGCCCTGGGGGCTGGAGCTCGAACTGGCGCCGTTCTTCGGCGTCATGGGCGTTGCACCGCCAAAGGGCTGGGGGCGGATCACCTCGGTGGCGCCGCAGGCGACCGGCGGCAATCTCGACAACAAGGAACTTGTGGCCGGAACCACGCTCTATCTGCCGGTCTTCGTCGAAGGCGGCTTGTTTTCCTGTGGCGACGGCCATGGCTGCCAGGGCGACGGCGAGGTCTGCGTCACCGCCATCGAGACGGCGCTGCGCGGCAAGTTCGAGTTCATCGTCCGCGACGACCTGAGCTTTACCTATCCGCGCGCCGAGACGCCGACCCATCACATCACCATGGGCATGGACCCCGATCTCGACCAATGCGCCGTCAAGGCGCTGCGCGAGATGATTGCGCTCCTCGGCGAAAAGGCCGGCCTGTCGCATGCCGACGCCTACATGCTGTGCAGCCTTGCCGGCGACCTGCACATTACCCAAACCGTCAATGTGTCGAAGGGCGTGCATATGATGATGGAGAAGAAGAACGTGGTGGCGGGGAAGAGCACATGA
- the ureB gene encoding urease subunit beta: MMNLSPTEMDRLTIFTAAEMARRNRAAGVRLSHPEAVAFLTDEVMFAARRDMAYAEIRDMAGRLLTTDDVEPGVAEMIPMLYIECLFAEGTKVMALFEPIARGERPLLDDVVPGQIVSAQGDIAMFTDLPAITIDVVNTGDRDVQVRSHTHFFEVNRALDFDRRAAWGMKVDRPAGAGIRFEPGAVKSVRLVPIEGGRIVRGAAGLVNGPLDEPGAVDRSLNLARARGYLGA; encoded by the coding sequence ATGATGAACCTGTCGCCGACCGAGATGGATCGCCTGACCATCTTCACCGCTGCAGAGATGGCGCGCCGCAACCGGGCTGCCGGCGTGCGTCTCAGCCATCCGGAAGCGGTCGCCTTTCTCACCGACGAAGTAATGTTCGCCGCCCGCCGCGACATGGCCTATGCCGAAATCCGCGACATGGCCGGCCGGCTGCTGACCACTGACGATGTCGAGCCCGGCGTCGCCGAAATGATCCCGATGCTCTACATCGAATGCCTGTTTGCCGAAGGCACCAAGGTCATGGCGTTGTTCGAGCCGATCGCCCGCGGTGAAAGGCCTTTGCTGGACGACGTCGTCCCCGGCCAGATCGTTTCAGCCCAGGGCGATATCGCCATGTTCACAGACCTGCCGGCCATCACCATCGACGTCGTCAACACCGGCGACCGCGACGTGCAGGTGCGCAGCCACACGCATTTCTTCGAGGTCAACCGGGCGCTCGATTTCGACCGCCGCGCCGCCTGGGGCATGAAGGTCGACCGCCCGGCCGGCGCCGGCATCCGCTTCGAGCCGGGCGCTGTCAAGTCGGTGCGGCTGGTGCCGATCGAGGGTGGCCGCATCGTCCGCGGCGCCGCCGGCCTGGTCAACGGCCCGCTGGATGAGCCCGGCGCCGTTGATCGTTCCCTAAATCTCGCCCGCGCCCGCGGCTACCTCGGAGCATAG
- a CDS encoding asparaginase domain-containing protein: MSKIRIAHLAGPTATIQNTPPLVTSNKARLRKGLAPITAGNGNAAAFDPLRAQRLAAPVKVYVEQFSAHPLEADTAELYDEPDGYVGTDGSFNKARRADSDKPVYEIELTPEDGLYPLPYMAMQKDGSPWEEEATYLNSPKARQGFFPDGSRSFEEIDRLSIGADGKVNLIGGRADVDFYRVAPPGGFTKGLDPAERADIGEGAISAERMGWDFFAYKPYNLAKSPPRPMLAKITNDVQAVMASGIYDGAIWTQGSPQVEETAYWFNLLIDTKLPIACNAAQRPQGQISNDGPANIVDSVTYIESGIWSDGNGGNRCGTVVIQEQQFFAAREVAKVDARPGGYIATGGHGGILGQITHAGAPYVMYVPAYKHTAESDVNITRLPAAVKGTRLSGDVVETVDVRVKDEGGQLLADAIPSVSIVKDGGYAAEMFGDDPAPEADLDFLIRHKLSGGRLAGFVVEGLVPYGQATSELRTMMLRKASFCGLPVVRVGRGYPEGFADPQAFSLAGMNLTSTKARLLLMACLMRFGSLPAASDPANPTDDEIKALKTALAAYQAVFNTH; encoded by the coding sequence ATGAGCAAGATCCGCATCGCCCATCTGGCCGGCCCAACGGCGACGATCCAGAACACGCCGCCGCTGGTCACCTCTAACAAGGCGCGGCTGCGCAAGGGGCTGGCGCCCATCACCGCCGGCAATGGCAATGCCGCCGCCTTCGATCCGCTCAGGGCACAGCGGCTGGCGGCGCCGGTCAAAGTCTACGTCGAGCAATTCTCAGCCCATCCGCTCGAAGCAGACACCGCCGAGCTTTACGACGAACCCGACGGCTATGTCGGCACCGATGGCAGTTTCAACAAGGCGCGCCGCGCCGACAGCGACAAGCCGGTCTACGAGATCGAACTGACGCCGGAAGACGGGCTTTATCCCTTGCCCTACATGGCAATGCAGAAGGACGGCTCGCCCTGGGAAGAAGAAGCCACCTATCTCAACAGCCCGAAAGCCCGGCAGGGTTTCTTTCCCGATGGATCGCGCAGTTTTGAGGAGATCGACCGGCTGTCGATCGGTGCCGACGGCAAGGTCAATCTGATCGGCGGCCGGGCCGATGTCGATTTCTACCGCGTCGCGCCGCCCGGCGGTTTTACCAAGGGCCTTGATCCTGCCGAGCGCGCCGATATCGGCGAGGGCGCCATTTCGGCCGAGCGCATGGGCTGGGATTTCTTCGCCTATAAACCGTACAATCTGGCAAAATCGCCGCCGCGGCCGATGCTGGCTAAGATCACCAACGATGTCCAGGCCGTCATGGCATCCGGCATATATGACGGCGCCATCTGGACGCAGGGCAGCCCGCAGGTCGAAGAAACCGCCTACTGGTTCAATCTGCTGATCGACACCAAATTGCCGATCGCCTGCAATGCGGCGCAGCGGCCGCAGGGGCAGATCAGCAATGACGGCCCGGCCAATATCGTCGATTCCGTCACCTACATCGAATCCGGTATCTGGTCGGACGGCAATGGCGGCAATCGCTGCGGCACGGTGGTCATCCAGGAGCAACAGTTCTTTGCCGCCCGCGAGGTCGCCAAGGTCGACGCCCGGCCCGGTGGCTACATCGCCACCGGCGGCCATGGCGGCATTCTGGGGCAGATCACCCACGCCGGCGCGCCCTATGTCATGTATGTGCCGGCCTACAAGCATACGGCAGAGTCTGACGTCAACATCACCCGGCTGCCCGCAGCGGTCAAAGGGACAAGGCTCAGCGGCGATGTCGTCGAAACTGTCGATGTCCGGGTCAAGGACGAGGGCGGGCAACTGCTGGCCGATGCCATCCCCTCGGTGTCGATCGTCAAGGATGGCGGCTATGCGGCGGAAATGTTCGGCGACGATCCGGCGCCCGAAGCCGACCTCGATTTCCTCATCCGCCACAAGCTGAGCGGCGGCCGGCTGGCCGGCTTCGTCGTCGAGGGCCTTGTGCCGTACGGCCAGGCGACGTCGGAGTTGCGCACCATGATGCTGCGCAAGGCGAGTTTCTGCGGCCTGCCGGTGGTGCGCGTCGGCCGTGGTTATCCGGAGGGCTTTGCCGATCCGCAGGCTTTTAGCCTCGCCGGCATGAACCTCACATCCACCAAGGCGCGGCTGCTGCTGATGGCCTGCCTGATGAGGTTCGGCAGCCTGCCGGCAGCAAGCGACCCGGCCAATCCGACCGACGACGAAATCAAGGCGCTGAAGACGGCGCTGGCCGCCTATCAGGCGGTCTTCAACACGCACTAG
- the ureG gene encoding urease accessory protein UreG, translating into MNPLVTPTARIAAARVGIGGPVGSGKTALVERLIPALMARGIDIAVITNDLVTAEDAMRIRRSGLIDPARVSAVEAGACPHTVIREDPTLNIEAADELERRFPGVELILLESGGDNLASTFSRDLTDFWMFVIDVAGGDDIPRKRGPGVIRSDILIINKTDLAPHVGVDLERMHKEALAVRDNRAVLMTNCRLGEGIDAVVAMIERDVLFRA; encoded by the coding sequence ATGAACCCGCTTGTCACACCCACCGCCCGCATTGCCGCCGCCCGCGTTGGCATCGGCGGCCCGGTCGGCTCCGGCAAGACCGCGCTGGTCGAACGGCTTATCCCAGCCTTGATGGCCCGCGGCATTGACATTGCCGTCATCACCAACGACCTCGTCACCGCCGAAGACGCCATGCGTATCCGTCGGTCCGGCTTGATCGATCCAGCAAGGGTGTCGGCGGTTGAGGCGGGCGCCTGCCCGCACACCGTCATCCGCGAGGATCCGACGTTGAACATCGAGGCGGCCGACGAACTCGAACGGCGCTTTCCCGGCGTCGAACTGATCCTGCTCGAAAGCGGCGGCGACAATCTCGCCTCGACGTTTTCGCGCGATCTCACCGATTTCTGGATGTTTGTCATCGACGTCGCCGGCGGCGACGATATCCCGCGCAAGCGCGGTCCCGGTGTCATCCGTAGCGACATTCTCATCATCAACAAGACCGATCTTGCGCCGCATGTCGGCGTCGACCTGGAGCGCATGCACAAGGAGGCGCTCGCCGTGCGCGACAACCGGGCGGTGCTGATGACCAATTGCCGCCTGGGGGAAGGCATTGATGCCGTCGTCGCGATGATCGA